The following are encoded together in the Magnetospirillum gryphiswaldense MSR-1 v2 genome:
- the tnpA gene encoding IS66-like element accessory protein TnpA, giving the protein MTEQTCRRAEVLTGPERRRRWTPEQKARIVAESLTPNAMVNAVARRHGLHPNQLSSWRREFRSAMGVSEPLSAFVPITVTAAPEAIVAAPPSGPIEIVIGVATVRVPPLTDEATLRRVLGAVRSVA; this is encoded by the coding sequence ATTACTGAGCAAACTTGCCGTCGTGCCGAGGTTCTGACCGGCCCGGAGCGGCGTCGGCGCTGGACGCCTGAGCAGAAAGCGCGGATCGTTGCAGAGAGCCTGACGCCGAATGCGATGGTCAATGCGGTGGCGCGGCGGCATGGCCTGCATCCGAACCAACTGTCCAGCTGGCGGCGAGAATTTCGGTCGGCGATGGGGGTGTCGGAGCCGCTGTCCGCTTTCGTGCCGATTACGGTGACGGCGGCGCCGGAGGCGATCGTCGCCGCACCGCCGAGTGGGCCGATCGAAATTGTCATAGGTGTGGCGACAGTGCGGGTTCCGCCCCTGACCGATGAGGCAACGCTGCGCCGCGTGCTGGGCGCGGTTCGGAGCGTGGCGTGA
- the dnaA gene encoding chromosomal replication initiator protein DnaA produces MINAEWDRIKVRLRDEVGDAAYRSWLRPITLHQAADGMVRLGLPTRFMRDWVATHYGERIRALWGAENPALHAIEIVVANRTGLEPAPAAAAAAAKAVASNVTPLRPRPAAPCAPADVDELGAQLDPRFTFKNFVVGKPNEFAHAAAIRVAEASAVSFNPLFLYGGVGLGKTHLMHAIAHHIREHNPARRVLYLSAEKFMYRFIRALRSQDTMSFKEQFRSVDVLMVDDVQFIAGKDATQEEFFHTFNALVDQGRQIVISADKSPSDLEGMEDRLRSRLNSGLVADLHATTYELRLGILQSKAEQMGAVVPQKVMEFLAHKITSNVRELEGALNRVIAHSQLVGRSITLESTQDVLHDLLKASDRRITIEEIQKRVAEHFNIKLAEMSSARRSRQVARPRQVAMYLAKQLTSRSLPEIGRKFGGRDHTTVMHAVKKIEELRSSDQGFSEDVELLRRMLQG; encoded by the coding sequence ATGATCAACGCCGAATGGGATCGGATCAAAGTGCGCTTGCGCGATGAGGTGGGCGACGCCGCCTATCGGTCGTGGCTGCGCCCGATCACCCTGCATCAAGCCGCCGACGGCATGGTCCGCCTGGGGTTGCCCACCCGTTTCATGCGTGATTGGGTCGCCACCCATTATGGCGAGCGCATCCGGGCGCTGTGGGGGGCGGAGAATCCGGCCTTGCACGCCATCGAGATCGTCGTCGCCAACCGGACTGGGCTGGAACCGGCGCCGGCCGCCGCCGCTGCCGCCGCCAAGGCGGTGGCCAGCAATGTGACGCCGTTGCGTCCGCGCCCGGCGGCGCCTTGCGCCCCGGCGGACGTGGATGAGCTGGGGGCGCAGTTGGACCCCCGCTTCACCTTCAAGAATTTCGTCGTCGGCAAGCCCAACGAATTCGCCCATGCGGCGGCGATACGGGTGGCCGAGGCCAGCGCGGTGTCGTTCAACCCGCTGTTTCTCTATGGCGGCGTCGGCCTGGGCAAGACCCACCTGATGCACGCCATCGCCCATCACATCCGCGAACACAATCCGGCGCGGCGGGTGCTGTATCTATCGGCGGAAAAGTTCATGTACCGCTTCATCCGGGCGCTCAGGTCGCAAGACACCATGTCGTTCAAGGAGCAGTTCCGCTCGGTCGACGTCCTCATGGTCGATGACGTGCAGTTCATCGCCGGCAAGGACGCCACCCAGGAAGAGTTCTTCCACACCTTCAACGCCCTGGTCGACCAGGGTCGCCAGATCGTCATCTCCGCCGATAAAAGCCCGTCCGACCTGGAGGGCATGGAAGACCGGCTGCGCTCGCGCCTGAATTCCGGTCTGGTTGCCGATCTGCATGCCACCACCTACGAGCTGCGCCTGGGCATCTTGCAGTCCAAGGCCGAGCAGATGGGCGCGGTGGTGCCGCAGAAGGTGATGGAATTCCTCGCCCACAAGATCACCAGCAATGTGCGTGAGCTGGAAGGTGCGCTCAATCGCGTCATCGCCCATTCGCAGCTGGTGGGCCGTTCCATCACCCTGGAAAGCACCCAGGACGTGCTGCACGACCTGTTGAAGGCGTCGGACCGCCGCATCACCATTGAAGAAATTCAGAAGCGGGTGGCCGAGCACTTCAACATCAAGCTGGCGGAAATGTCCTCGGCCCGGCGGTCGCGTCAGGTGGCCCGCCCGCGTCAGGTGGCCATGTATCTGGCCAAGCAACTGACCAGCCGGTCGTTGCCGGAAATCGGGCGCAAGTTCGGTGGCCGCGATCACACCACGGTCATGCACGCGGTCAAGAAGATCGAGGAACTGCGGTCTTCCGATCAGGGCTTTTCCGAGGATGTCGAGCTGTTGCGGCGCATGCTGCAAGGGTAA
- the dnaN gene encoding DNA polymerase III subunit beta: MKLTIERAQLLKSLAHVQSVVERRNTIPILSNVKLEGRPGSLSLNATDMDLDIIETAPADVSRPGATTAPAHTFYEIVRKLPDGSQVEIEHDADTGLMTLRSGRSKFTLSCLPVEDFPVLSGGELPFTFCLTAAELKALVDRTRFAISTEETRYYLNGIYLHAATTPGGEVLRAVATDGHRLARVEVTLPEGAAGMPGVIIPRKTVQEMRKLIDETEGEVTVSLSETKLRFAFADAVLTSKLIDGTFPDYERVIPADNDKQLDVDVKSFAQAVDRVSAISTEKSRAIKLSLEKGTVTLSASSPENGSATEEIEAQYESTPLEIGFNSRYLLDILGQVEGDKACFSMADAASPTVVRDGVNAGAIYVLMPMRV; this comes from the coding sequence ATGAAACTGACCATTGAGCGCGCCCAGCTGCTGAAGTCTCTGGCCCATGTGCAAAGCGTCGTCGAGCGTCGCAACACCATTCCGATCCTGTCCAACGTCAAGCTGGAAGGCCGCCCCGGCAGCCTGAGCCTGAACGCCACCGACATGGACCTGGACATCATCGAGACGGCGCCCGCCGACGTGTCGCGTCCGGGGGCGACCACCGCGCCTGCCCACACCTTCTATGAGATCGTCCGCAAGCTGCCCGACGGATCCCAGGTGGAAATCGAGCACGATGCCGATACCGGCCTGATGACCCTGCGGTCCGGGCGGTCGAAGTTCACGCTGTCGTGCCTGCCGGTCGAGGATTTCCCGGTGCTGTCGGGCGGCGAACTGCCGTTCACCTTCTGCCTGACCGCCGCCGAGTTGAAGGCGCTGGTGGACCGCACCCGCTTCGCTATTTCCACCGAGGAAACCCGCTATTATCTGAACGGCATCTATCTGCACGCGGCGACCACGCCCGGCGGCGAGGTGCTGCGCGCGGTGGCCACCGACGGCCATCGTCTGGCCCGAGTGGAAGTGACCCTGCCGGAAGGCGCCGCCGGCATGCCCGGTGTCATCATTCCGCGCAAGACCGTGCAGGAAATGCGCAAGCTGATCGACGAGACCGAGGGCGAAGTCACCGTGTCGCTGTCGGAAACCAAGCTGCGTTTCGCCTTCGCCGACGCGGTGCTGACCAGCAAGCTGATCGACGGCACCTTCCCCGATTACGAACGGGTCATCCCCGCCGACAACGACAAGCAACTGGACGTGGACGTCAAGTCCTTCGCCCAGGCGGTGGACCGCGTTTCCGCCATTTCCACCGAGAAAAGCCGGGCCATCAAGCTGTCCTTGGAAAAGGGCACGGTGACGCTGTCGGCCTCGAGCCCGGAAAACGGCAGCGCCACCGAGGAAATCGAGGCGCAGTACGAGTCGACGCCGTTGGAAATCGGCTTCAACTCGCGCTACCTGCTCGACATCCTGGGGCAGGTCGAGGGCGACAAGGCCTGCTTCTCCATGGCCGACGCAGCCAGCCCGACCGTGGTGCGCGATGGCGTCAACGCCGGAGCCATCTATGTCCTGATGCCCATGCGGGTGTGA
- a CDS encoding ferredoxin reductase family protein, which yields MQNIRLALWGLLLLPSTLWLAIEPQIFSADSYFALRGFLVQYSGIIAMAAMSVAMILALRPRWPEKWLGGLDKMYRLHKWLGITGLVAAIIHWLWAQGTKWAVGWGWLERPQRGPRPIPDTLIEQTFNAWRGFAEGVGEWVFYAAALLIVLALLKRFPYRLFFKTHRLLAVAYLALAFHAVVLTKFSYWTTPLGLIMAALIAYGSWAAVIVLLRRVAVDRQVKGSIAALHYFPDIRVLEAEIAIPQGWPGHKAGQFAFATSDTAEGAHPYTIASAWNPAAPRIRFVVKELGDHTQRLRQTLKVGQEVKIEGPYGCFTFDDSCPRQIWVGGGIGITPFIARMQHLAASRPDQRQEIDLFHTTADYDAEAIARLSQDAEAAGIRLHVLVDGRDGRLNGDRIRQLVPGWREASIWFCGPAGFGQALRQDFADHGLAVKRRFHQELFAMR from the coding sequence GTGCAGAACATTCGGTTAGCGCTGTGGGGCCTGCTGCTGCTGCCCAGCACCCTCTGGCTGGCCATCGAGCCGCAAATCTTCAGCGCCGACAGCTATTTCGCCCTGCGCGGCTTTCTGGTGCAGTACAGCGGTATCATCGCCATGGCGGCCATGAGCGTGGCCATGATCCTGGCCCTGCGCCCACGCTGGCCGGAAAAGTGGCTGGGCGGCCTCGACAAGATGTACCGCCTGCACAAATGGCTGGGGATCACCGGTCTGGTCGCCGCCATCATCCACTGGCTGTGGGCGCAGGGAACCAAATGGGCGGTGGGCTGGGGCTGGCTGGAGCGTCCGCAGCGCGGCCCGCGCCCCATCCCCGACACGCTCATCGAGCAGACCTTTAACGCCTGGCGCGGTTTCGCCGAAGGCGTCGGCGAATGGGTGTTTTATGCCGCCGCCTTGCTGATCGTGCTGGCCTTGCTCAAGCGCTTCCCCTATCGCCTGTTCTTCAAGACCCATCGCCTGCTGGCCGTCGCCTATCTGGCCCTGGCCTTCCATGCGGTGGTGCTGACCAAATTCAGCTATTGGACCACCCCCCTGGGCCTGATCATGGCGGCCCTGATCGCTTATGGCAGTTGGGCGGCCGTCATCGTCTTGCTGCGCCGGGTGGCGGTGGACCGGCAGGTCAAGGGTAGCATCGCCGCCTTGCATTACTTCCCCGACATCCGCGTGCTGGAAGCCGAAATCGCCATCCCCCAGGGCTGGCCTGGGCACAAGGCCGGGCAATTCGCCTTCGCCACCTCCGACACAGCGGAAGGCGCCCATCCCTATACCATCGCCTCTGCCTGGAACCCCGCCGCGCCGCGCATCCGCTTCGTCGTCAAGGAGTTGGGCGACCACACCCAACGTCTGCGCCAGACACTAAAGGTGGGGCAAGAGGTCAAGATCGAGGGCCCCTATGGCTGCTTCACCTTCGACGATTCTTGCCCGCGGCAAATCTGGGTGGGCGGCGGCATCGGCATCACCCCGTTCATCGCCCGCATGCAGCATCTGGCGGCCAGCCGCCCGGACCAGCGCCAGGAAATCGACCTGTTCCACACCACCGCCGATTACGATGCCGAGGCCATTGCCCGGCTAAGCCAAGATGCCGAGGCCGCCGGCATCCGCCTGCATGTGCTGGTCGATGGCCGTGATGGCCGCCTGAACGGTGACCGCATCCGCCAGTTGGTGCCCGGCTGGCGCGAGGCCAGCATCTGGTTTTGCGGTCCGGCGGGGTTCGGACAAGCCCTGCGCCAGGATTTCGCGGATCACGGCTTGGCGGTGAAACGGCGCTTCCATCAGGAATTGTTTGCCATGCGGTAA
- the recF gene encoding DNA replication/repair protein RecF (All proteins in this family for which functions are known are DNA-binding proteins that assist the filamentation of RecA onto DNA for the initiation of recombination or recombinational repair.): MDQPELSSRLAVRRLTLTDFRCYVRMRTETDSRPVVLTGANGAGKTNVLEALSFLAPGRGMRRAALAEVGRHGSLSPAWAVAAVLDGPAGQVEIGTGREGASERRTIRIDGQPAKARNLAGLVSALWLTPAMDRLFIEGAGGRRRFLDRLVLGQDEGHAARSGAYEHAMRERSRLLRAGGADGKWLTVLEEGMARHGVAVAKARVAAVTRLDAACRLGIGAFPAAHLSLGGEIEDWAATLPEAEAEERFRQALARLRGRDTAAGGATLGPHRSDLAVRHGGKDMPAGQCSTGEQKAVLVSIVLAQARVRTELSGLAPLLLLDEVVAHLDETRRLALFDELAGLNAQSWMTGTDESMFAGLGDRAQFFRVADASVQPAT, encoded by the coding sequence GTGGACCAACCTGAACTGTCGTCGCGTCTGGCGGTGCGCCGCCTGACCTTGACCGACTTTCGCTGTTACGTCCGCATGCGCACGGAAACCGACAGCCGCCCGGTGGTGCTGACCGGCGCCAACGGGGCGGGCAAGACCAATGTGTTGGAGGCTTTGTCTTTCCTGGCCCCGGGTCGGGGCATGCGTCGGGCCGCCTTGGCCGAGGTCGGACGACACGGCAGCCTGTCGCCGGCCTGGGCGGTGGCGGCGGTTCTCGACGGTCCGGCCGGGCAGGTGGAAATCGGTACCGGGCGCGAAGGCGCTTCCGAGCGCCGGACCATCCGCATCGACGGCCAGCCGGCCAAGGCGCGTAATCTGGCCGGTCTGGTTTCAGCCCTGTGGCTGACCCCGGCGATGGATCGGCTGTTCATCGAAGGTGCCGGCGGTCGCAGGCGTTTTCTCGACCGGCTGGTGTTGGGGCAGGATGAAGGTCACGCGGCGCGGTCAGGCGCTTACGAACATGCCATGCGCGAACGCTCGCGGCTGTTGCGGGCCGGCGGTGCCGATGGCAAATGGTTGACGGTGCTGGAAGAGGGCATGGCGCGCCACGGTGTGGCGGTGGCCAAGGCCCGGGTGGCGGCGGTGACGCGTCTGGATGCGGCTTGCCGGTTGGGCATCGGCGCTTTTCCCGCTGCCCATCTCAGCCTGGGCGGCGAGATCGAGGATTGGGCGGCGACCCTGCCCGAGGCCGAGGCCGAGGAGCGTTTCCGCCAAGCTCTGGCGCGGCTGCGTGGGCGTGATACCGCCGCCGGCGGCGCCACCTTGGGGCCGCACCGTTCCGATCTGGCGGTGCGCCATGGCGGCAAGGATATGCCGGCGGGGCAATGCTCGACCGGGGAACAAAAGGCGGTTCTGGTGTCCATCGTCCTGGCCCAGGCCCGTGTGAGGACCGAATTAAGCGGCCTGGCGCCGCTTCTGCTGTTGGACGAGGTGGTGGCGCATCTGGACGAGACGCGCCGTCTCGCCTTGTTCGACGAACTGGCCGGGCTCAATGCCCAAAGCTGGATGACCGGCACCGACGAATCCATGTTCGCCGGTCTGGGTGACAGAGCACAGTTTTTCCGGGTGGCCGATGCCTCGGTCCAACCCGCAACCTAA
- the fusA gene encoding elongation factor G, whose amino-acid sequence MARSTPLEDIRNIGIIAHVDAGKTTTTERILYYTGRKHTIVDIHDTKDLKSSTTTDYLEQEQKRGITIQSAAVSAFWRDKKINVIDTPGHVDFTIEVNRSLRVLDGAVVVFDGVAGVEPQSETNWRLADNYNVPRLCYVNKMDRSGANFRRCVDMIRNRLGARPLVYQVPLGSEDNFRGMVDLVEMKALVWFTDDKDAQWEVWPVTDDLAQKLNITVKEDLDSLAAIPALRQELVDTALEQDEALMEAYLETGEDPTPDQLRACIRKGTLSSAFTPVLCGSSYKNKGVQQVLDAVVDLLPAPTDVESIKTVDVDGEPNGERTCSDDEPFSALAFKVINDAYGALTFIRVYSGVLTKGASVMNSTRGKREKIGRMVEMFAKEPHPIEEARAGDIVALVSLSETETGDTLCDTSNQVILERMRFPEPVISVSVEAKTKNDQEKFGMALGKMVRADPSLRLETDRETGQTILRGMGELHLEVTLDRMRTEFGVEGNMGKPQVAYRETITQSFTHTYTHKKQTGGSGQFAEVKITFAPQERGEGFKFIDETVGGSVPKEYVPSVGKGLELQKEDGVLAGYPTIDFSATLVDGKYHDVDSNALTFEIAAKACFREGIKRCAPVLLEPMMKVEVVSSEDYLGDIIGDINRRRGMVQGQSERGHNIAVEAIVPLSEMFGYIGHLRGMTSGRASYTMEFARYEPVPRQVADEIIAKNTGATAS is encoded by the coding sequence ATGGCCCGTTCCACCCCACTTGAAGACATCCGCAACATCGGGATCATCGCTCACGTCGACGCGGGCAAGACCACGACGACCGAGCGCATTCTCTATTACACCGGTCGCAAGCACACGATCGTCGACATTCACGACACCAAGGACCTGAAGTCGTCGACCACGACCGACTATCTGGAGCAGGAACAAAAGCGCGGCATCACCATCCAGAGCGCCGCCGTCTCTGCATTTTGGCGTGACAAGAAGATCAACGTCATCGACACCCCCGGCCACGTCGACTTCACCATCGAAGTGAACCGTTCGCTTCGCGTCCTCGACGGTGCGGTGGTCGTGTTCGACGGCGTCGCCGGCGTCGAGCCGCAATCCGAAACCAATTGGCGGCTGGCCGACAATTACAACGTGCCGCGCCTTTGCTACGTCAACAAGATGGACCGCTCCGGCGCCAATTTCCGTCGTTGCGTCGATATGATTCGTAACCGCCTGGGCGCCCGCCCGCTGGTTTACCAAGTGCCGCTGGGGTCGGAAGACAATTTCCGCGGCATGGTCGACCTGGTCGAGATGAAGGCCCTGGTTTGGTTCACCGACGACAAGGACGCCCAGTGGGAAGTCTGGCCGGTCACCGACGACCTCGCCCAGAAACTCAACATCACGGTGAAGGAAGACCTCGACAGCCTGGCCGCCATTCCGGCGCTCCGCCAGGAACTGGTCGACACCGCGCTGGAGCAGGACGAAGCCTTGATGGAGGCCTATCTGGAGACCGGCGAAGACCCGACCCCGGATCAACTGCGTGCCTGCATCCGCAAGGGCACCCTCAGCAGCGCCTTCACCCCCGTCCTCTGCGGTTCCTCCTACAAGAACAAGGGCGTTCAGCAGGTTCTCGACGCCGTCGTCGATCTGCTGCCGGCCCCGACCGACGTCGAATCGATCAAGACCGTCGATGTCGACGGTGAACCCAATGGCGAACGCACCTGCTCGGACGACGAGCCCTTCTCCGCCCTGGCCTTCAAGGTCATCAACGACGCCTATGGCGCGCTGACCTTCATCCGCGTCTATTCCGGCGTGCTGACCAAAGGCGCCTCGGTCATGAACTCGACCCGCGGCAAGCGCGAGAAGATCGGCCGCATGGTCGAAATGTTCGCCAAGGAACCCCATCCGATCGAAGAGGCCCGGGCCGGTGACATCGTCGCGCTGGTGTCGTTGTCGGAAACCGAAACCGGCGACACGCTGTGCGATACCTCGAACCAGGTCATCCTGGAACGCATGCGTTTCCCCGAGCCGGTGATCAGCGTCTCGGTCGAGGCGAAGACCAAGAACGACCAAGAGAAGTTCGGCATGGCGCTCGGCAAGATGGTCCGCGCCGATCCCTCGCTGCGCCTGGAAACCGACCGTGAAACCGGTCAGACCATCCTGCGCGGCATGGGCGAATTGCATCTCGAAGTCACCCTCGACCGCATGCGGACCGAGTTCGGCGTCGAAGGCAACATGGGCAAGCCGCAGGTCGCCTATCGCGAAACCATCACCCAGAGCTTCACCCACACCTACACCCACAAGAAGCAGACGGGCGGTTCCGGCCAGTTCGCCGAAGTGAAGATCACCTTCGCGCCGCAAGAACGCGGTGAGGGCTTCAAGTTCATCGACGAAACGGTTGGCGGTTCGGTCCCCAAGGAATACGTGCCGTCGGTGGGTAAGGGCCTGGAGCTCCAGAAGGAAGACGGCGTGCTGGCCGGTTATCCGACCATCGATTTCAGCGCGACCCTGGTCGACGGAAAGTATCACGACGTCGATTCCAACGCGCTGACCTTCGAAATCGCCGCCAAGGCCTGCTTCCGTGAAGGCATCAAGCGTTGTGCGCCGGTGCTGCTCGAACCGATGATGAAGGTCGAAGTGGTTTCGTCCGAAGATTATCTGGGCGATATCATCGGCGACATCAACCGCCGTCGCGGCATGGTGCAGGGCCAGTCGGAGCGCGGCCACAACATCGCCGTCGAAGCGATCGTGCCGCTGTCCGAGATGTTCGGCTATATCGGCCATCTCCGTGGCATGACCTCGGGCCGCGCCTCCTACACCATGGAGTTCGCGCGCTATGAACCGGTGCCGAGGCAGGTAGCCGACGAGATCATCGCCAAGAATACGGGGGCGACCGCCTCCTAA
- the gyrB gene encoding DNA topoisomerase (ATP-hydrolyzing) subunit B has protein sequence MTEPVNPNPTAEEYGADSIKVLRGLDAVRKRPGMYIGDTDDGSGLHHMVYEVVDNAIDEALAGYANLVEVVLNADGSCTVRDNGRGIPTDIHKEEGVSAAEVIMTQLHAGGKFDQNSYKVSGGLHGVGVSVVNALSEFLDLRIWRSGHEHTMRFHMGDAVAPLKLVGPSDKSGTEVTFLPSTTIFTKTEFDFATLEHRLRELAFLNSGVRLWLRDQRHPEEVVTELHYEGGIEAFVHYLDRSKTALHAPPIAVAGEKDGITVEVAMEWCDSYHETQLCFTNNIPQRDGGTHLAGFRAALTRTINTYANESGIAKKEKVALNGDDMREGLTCVLSVKVPDPKFSSQTKDKLVSSEVRPVVENVVGEKLAEWFEEHPQEARKVVTKVVEAAAAREAARKARELTRRKGVLDIATLPGKLADCQERDPALSELFIVEGDSAGGSAKQGRNRANQAILPLKGKILNVERARFDKMLSSAEIGTLIAALGTGIGREDFNADKTRYHKIIIMTDADVDGSHIRTLLLTFFFRQMPEIIERGYLYIAQPPLYRAKRGQSEVYLKDERAMEEYLLDGGLNDAVLRLGSGAQVGGADLRALAETARTVRNLVTPLTRRAPLKLVEQAAIAGALSPTLLTDAVAGAAMAETLAARLNGLETQLEQGWHGTWAEGEGLCFARTLRGVTETHTLDAAIMRSQEARKLAELAVTLRESFSIAASLLVKERETRIDGPVALVTAIMEQGKRGISIQRYKGLGEMNPEQLWETTLDPQARTLLQVKVAHVDEAEEVFSTLMGDVVEPRRDFIQTNALKVSNLDV, from the coding sequence ATGACCGAGCCCGTGAACCCCAACCCCACTGCTGAAGAATATGGCGCCGATTCCATCAAGGTATTGCGCGGCCTCGACGCGGTGCGCAAGCGGCCGGGCATGTATATCGGCGACACTGACGACGGCTCGGGCCTGCATCACATGGTCTATGAAGTGGTCGACAACGCCATCGACGAGGCCTTGGCCGGTTACGCCAATCTGGTGGAAGTGGTGCTGAACGCCGACGGCTCGTGCACCGTGCGCGACAACGGGCGCGGCATCCCCACCGACATCCACAAGGAAGAAGGGGTTTCCGCCGCCGAGGTCATCATGACCCAGCTGCATGCCGGCGGTAAGTTCGACCAGAACTCCTATAAGGTGTCGGGCGGTCTGCACGGCGTCGGCGTGTCGGTGGTCAACGCGTTGTCCGAATTCCTCGATCTGCGCATCTGGCGCTCGGGGCACGAGCACACCATGCGGTTCCACATGGGCGACGCGGTGGCGCCGTTGAAGCTGGTCGGCCCGTCCGACAAAAGCGGCACCGAAGTAACCTTCCTGCCCAGCACCACCATCTTCACCAAGACCGAATTCGACTTCGCCACCTTGGAACACCGCCTGCGCGAGCTGGCCTTCCTCAATTCCGGCGTGCGGCTGTGGTTGCGCGACCAACGTCATCCGGAAGAGGTGGTGACCGAGCTGCATTACGAAGGCGGCATCGAGGCCTTCGTCCATTATCTCGACCGCTCGAAGACCGCCTTGCATGCCCCGCCCATCGCCGTGGCGGGCGAAAAGGACGGCATCACCGTGGAAGTGGCGATGGAATGGTGCGACAGCTACCACGAGACCCAGTTGTGCTTCACCAACAACATCCCGCAGCGTGATGGCGGCACCCATCTGGCCGGTTTCCGCGCCGCGCTGACCCGCACCATCAACACCTACGCCAACGAATCGGGCATCGCCAAAAAGGAAAAAGTGGCGCTGAACGGCGACGACATGCGCGAGGGGCTGACCTGCGTGCTGTCGGTCAAGGTGCCTGACCCCAAGTTCAGCAGCCAGACCAAGGACAAGCTGGTCAGCTCGGAAGTGCGCCCGGTGGTGGAGAACGTCGTCGGCGAAAAGCTGGCCGAATGGTTCGAGGAACACCCGCAGGAAGCCCGCAAGGTGGTGACCAAGGTGGTCGAAGCCGCCGCCGCCCGCGAGGCCGCCCGCAAGGCGCGCGAACTGACCCGGCGCAAGGGCGTGCTGGACATCGCCACGCTGCCCGGCAAGCTGGCCGATTGCCAGGAACGCGACCCGGCTTTGTCCGAATTGTTCATCGTCGAGGGTGACTCGGCCGGTGGCTCGGCCAAGCAGGGGCGCAACCGCGCCAATCAGGCGATCTTGCCATTGAAGGGCAAGATCCTGAACGTGGAGCGCGCCCGCTTCGACAAGATGCTGTCCTCGGCGGAAATCGGCACCCTGATCGCCGCCCTGGGTACCGGCATCGGGCGCGAGGATTTCAACGCCGACAAGACCCGTTACCACAAAATCATCATCATGACTGACGCGGACGTCGACGGTTCCCACATCCGCACGCTGCTTTTGACCTTCTTCTTCCGCCAGATGCCGGAAATCATCGAGCGCGGTTATCTGTACATCGCCCAGCCGCCGCTTTATCGGGCCAAGCGCGGCCAATCCGAGGTCTATCTGAAGGACGAGCGGGCGATGGAGGAATATCTCCTCGACGGCGGTCTCAACGACGCGGTGCTGCGCCTGGGCAGCGGCGCCCAGGTGGGCGGCGCCGACCTGCGCGCCTTGGCCGAAACCGCGCGGACCGTGCGCAATCTGGTGACGCCCTTGACCCGGCGTGCGCCCTTGAAGCTGGTGGAACAGGCGGCTATCGCCGGTGCCTTGTCGCCGACGCTGCTGACCGACGCGGTGGCCGGGGCGGCCATGGCGGAAACCCTGGCGGCGCGTCTGAACGGCCTGGAAACCCAGTTGGAACAGGGCTGGCACGGCACGTGGGCGGAAGGCGAGGGGCTGTGCTTTGCCCGCACCTTGCGCGGCGTCACCGAAACCCACACCCTGGACGCCGCCATCATGCGCTCGCAAGAGGCACGCAAACTGGCCGAACTGGCGGTGACCCTGCGCGAAAGCTTCTCCATCGCCGCCAGCCTGCTGGTGAAGGAACGCGAAACCCGCATCGACGGCCCGGTGGCCTTGGTCACGGCGATCATGGAACAGGGCAAGCGCGGCATTTCCATCCAGCGCTATAAAGGCTTGGGGGAAATGAACCCGGAACAGCTGTGGGAAACCACCTTGGACCCGCAGGCGCGGACCTTGCTGCAAGTCAAGGTCGCCCATGTGGACGAGGCGGAAGAGGTGTTCTCGACCCTGATGGGCGACGTGGTCGAACCGCGCCGAGACTTCATCCAGACCAATGCGCTCAAGGTGTCCAATCTGGATGTGTGA